A stretch of Solenopsis invicta isolate M01_SB chromosome 9, UNIL_Sinv_3.0, whole genome shotgun sequence DNA encodes these proteins:
- the LOC105201890 gene encoding xenotropic and polytropic retrovirus receptor 1 isoform X2, whose product MKFAEHLSAHITPEWRKQYISYEEMKAMLYTAVEEAPSDESVEPEVISRHFASFDEVFFTFCDRELKKINTFYSEKLAEATRKYAALQSELKTAVELQQGSGKNKGKASAKPLLPTRKLRDLKLAFSEFYLSLILLQNYQNLNHTGFRKILKKHDKLLSVDAGTKWRVECVETSHFYTSKDIDKLIQETEATVTNDLEGGDRQRAMKRLRVPPLGEHQSPWTTFKVGLFSGSFIVLSVAVVLSAVFHDSGENLKIAFRLYRGPFLIIEFLFLIGINVYGWRSSGVNHVLIFELDPRNHLSEQHLMELAAVLGVVWTLSLLSFLYSTSLSIPPYVNPLALVCLMMIFLLNPVKMFRHEARFWLLKIIGRVLISPFAYVNFADFWLADQFNSLATAFLDFHFLICFYITNGDWLKAGDTMQCMSGSLIIRPIVNCLPAWFRFAQCVRRYRDSKEAFPHLVNAGKYSTTFLVVAANTLYAYHASEYNNRWENPWLWLWVCSCLINSIYSYTWDLKMDWGLLDSNAGENRFLREEVVYSAAWFYYFAIIEDFILRFIWIASFILVECRYISSDLMTSIVAPLEVFRRFVWNFFRLENEHLNNCGKFRAVRDISIAPIESSDQSQIIRMMDDENGVLNRGKRKSGGKKQNNTKEEKRALLKEETIDVDISNAS is encoded by the exons ATGAAGTTCGCGGAGCATCTATCAGCTCACATTACGCCCGAGTGGCGTAAGCAATATATTAGCTATGAG GAAATGAAGGCGATGCTTTACACAGCAGTGGAAGAAGCACCCTCGGATGAAAGCGTAGAGCCAGAAGTGATATCACGCCACTTCGCGTCGTTTGACGAGGTGTTTTTTACATTCTGTGATCGTGAATTAAAGAAAATCAATACATTTTACTCTG AAAAATTGGCAGAAGCGACGCGCAAGTATGCAGCTCTGCAAAGCGAACTGAAGACTGCTGTGGAGTTGCAACAGGGAAGCGGGAAGAACAAGGGAAAGGCCAGCGCAAAGCCGCTTCTGCCTACCAGAAAGCTCAGGGACTTAAAACTTGCATTTTCAGAATTCTATCTTTCTTTAATCCTCCTTCAGAACTATCAGAACCTTAATCACACTGGATTTCGCAAGATTCTCAAGAAGCACGACAAG TTATTATCAGTTGACGCCGGTACAAAATGGAGAGTCGAGTGCGTGGAAACGTCACACTTTTACACGTCCAAAGACATAGACAAATTGATCCAGGAAACGGAAGCTACGGTGACGAACGATCTCGAGGGCGGCGATCGGCAGCGTGCTATGAAGCGTCTTCGGGTGCCGCCACTTGGCGAGCACCAGAGTCCGTGGACTACCTTCAAAGTTGGTTTATTTTCTGGTAGTTTTATTGTTCTATCTGTCGCAGTTGTCCTTTCAg CCGTCTTCCACGATAGCGGGGAGAACCTGAAAATCGCATTTAGACTATATCGAGGACCCTTCCTTATTATCGAGTTCTTATTCCTTATCGGCATTAACGTCTACGGATGGAGATCTTCCGGTGTCAATCACGTTTTGATATTTGAGCTGGACCCGCGAAATCATCTTTCGGAGCAACATCTTATGGAATTGGCCGCAGTCCTTGGAGTCGTCTGGACGCTTAGCTTATTAAGTTTCTTATACAGTACCAGTCTAAGCATTCCGCCATACGTAAATCCATTAGCACTCGTCTGTCTCATGATGATCTTTCTATTAAATCCGGTCAAAATGTTTCGTCACGAAGCTCGTTTTTGGCTGCTAAAgattata GGACGCGTTTTAATATCGCCATTTGCGTATGTCAATTTTGCCGATTTCTGGCTGGCGGACCAGTTCAACAGTTTGGCGACTGCGTTCTTGGACTTTCACTTTTTAATATGCTTCTACATTACAAACGGCGATTGGCTGAAGGCGGGTGACACTATGCAATGCATGTCCGGCTCTCTCATTATCAGGCCTATTGTGAACTGCCTGCCAGCGTGGTTTCGCTTCGCGCAATGCGTTCGTAGATATCGAGATTCTAAAGAAGCGTTCCCACATTTAGTGAATGCTGGAAAGTATTCCACGACGTTTCTCGTTGTTGCAGCCAATACTTTATACGCCTATCATGCAT CGGAATATAATAATCGATGGGAGAATCCCTGGTTATGGCTATGGGTGTGTAGCTGccttattaattcaatatattcGTACACGTGGGATCTTAAGATGGATTGGGGCCTTTTAGACAGTAACGCCGGTGAAAATCGTTTCCTACGCGAGGAAGTGGTTTATTCGGCAGCC TGGTTCTATTATTTCGCAATAATAGAAGATTTTATACTACGATTTATATGGATTGCGAGTTTTATTCTCGTTGAATGTCGATATATCTCTAGCGATTTAATGACTTCTATAGTAGCACCTCTCGAGGTCTTTAG GCGATTTGTATGGAACTTTTTCCGTTTGGAGAACGAACATTTAAATAACTGTGGTAAATTTCGTGCTGTACGCGATATTTCGATAGCACCTATAGAAAGTTCTGATCAGTCACAGATCATACGTATGATGGATGACGAGAACGGTGTACTTAATAGGGGCAAACGTAAAAGTGGTGGTAAAAAGCAGAACAATACAAAGGAGGAAAAACGAGCACTGCTTAAAGAGGAAACTATCGATGTCGATATATCAAATGCCAGTTGA
- the LOC105201890 gene encoding xenotropic and polytropic retrovirus receptor 1 isoform X1, translating to MKFAEHLSAHITPEWRKQYISYEEMKAMLYTAVEEAPSDESVEPEVISRHFASFDEVFFTFCDRELKKINTFYSEKLAEATRKYAALQSELKTAVELQQGSGKNKGKASAKPLLPTRKLRDLKLAFSEFYLSLILLQNYQNLNHTGFRKILKKHDKLLSVDAGTKWRVECVETSHFYTSKDIDKLIQETEATVTNDLEGGDRQRAMKRLRVPPLGEHQSPWTTFKVGLFSGSFIVLSVAVVLSAVFHDSGENLKIAFRLYRGPFLIIEFLFLIGINVYGWRSSGVNHVLIFELDPRNHLSEQHLMELAAVLGVVWTLSLLSFLYSTSLSIPPYVNPLALVCLMMIFLLNPVKMFRHEARFWLLKIISFVLFQGRVLISPFAYVNFADFWLADQFNSLATAFLDFHFLICFYITNGDWLKAGDTMQCMSGSLIIRPIVNCLPAWFRFAQCVRRYRDSKEAFPHLVNAGKYSTTFLVVAANTLYAYHASEYNNRWENPWLWLWVCSCLINSIYSYTWDLKMDWGLLDSNAGENRFLREEVVYSAAWFYYFAIIEDFILRFIWIASFILVECRYISSDLMTSIVAPLEVFRRFVWNFFRLENEHLNNCGKFRAVRDISIAPIESSDQSQIIRMMDDENGVLNRGKRKSGGKKQNNTKEEKRALLKEETIDVDISNAS from the exons ATGAAGTTCGCGGAGCATCTATCAGCTCACATTACGCCCGAGTGGCGTAAGCAATATATTAGCTATGAG GAAATGAAGGCGATGCTTTACACAGCAGTGGAAGAAGCACCCTCGGATGAAAGCGTAGAGCCAGAAGTGATATCACGCCACTTCGCGTCGTTTGACGAGGTGTTTTTTACATTCTGTGATCGTGAATTAAAGAAAATCAATACATTTTACTCTG AAAAATTGGCAGAAGCGACGCGCAAGTATGCAGCTCTGCAAAGCGAACTGAAGACTGCTGTGGAGTTGCAACAGGGAAGCGGGAAGAACAAGGGAAAGGCCAGCGCAAAGCCGCTTCTGCCTACCAGAAAGCTCAGGGACTTAAAACTTGCATTTTCAGAATTCTATCTTTCTTTAATCCTCCTTCAGAACTATCAGAACCTTAATCACACTGGATTTCGCAAGATTCTCAAGAAGCACGACAAG TTATTATCAGTTGACGCCGGTACAAAATGGAGAGTCGAGTGCGTGGAAACGTCACACTTTTACACGTCCAAAGACATAGACAAATTGATCCAGGAAACGGAAGCTACGGTGACGAACGATCTCGAGGGCGGCGATCGGCAGCGTGCTATGAAGCGTCTTCGGGTGCCGCCACTTGGCGAGCACCAGAGTCCGTGGACTACCTTCAAAGTTGGTTTATTTTCTGGTAGTTTTATTGTTCTATCTGTCGCAGTTGTCCTTTCAg CCGTCTTCCACGATAGCGGGGAGAACCTGAAAATCGCATTTAGACTATATCGAGGACCCTTCCTTATTATCGAGTTCTTATTCCTTATCGGCATTAACGTCTACGGATGGAGATCTTCCGGTGTCAATCACGTTTTGATATTTGAGCTGGACCCGCGAAATCATCTTTCGGAGCAACATCTTATGGAATTGGCCGCAGTCCTTGGAGTCGTCTGGACGCTTAGCTTATTAAGTTTCTTATACAGTACCAGTCTAAGCATTCCGCCATACGTAAATCCATTAGCACTCGTCTGTCTCATGATGATCTTTCTATTAAATCCGGTCAAAATGTTTCGTCACGAAGCTCGTTTTTGGCTGCTAAAgattata TCTTTTGTCTTGTTTCAGGGACGCGTTTTAATATCGCCATTTGCGTATGTCAATTTTGCCGATTTCTGGCTGGCGGACCAGTTCAACAGTTTGGCGACTGCGTTCTTGGACTTTCACTTTTTAATATGCTTCTACATTACAAACGGCGATTGGCTGAAGGCGGGTGACACTATGCAATGCATGTCCGGCTCTCTCATTATCAGGCCTATTGTGAACTGCCTGCCAGCGTGGTTTCGCTTCGCGCAATGCGTTCGTAGATATCGAGATTCTAAAGAAGCGTTCCCACATTTAGTGAATGCTGGAAAGTATTCCACGACGTTTCTCGTTGTTGCAGCCAATACTTTATACGCCTATCATGCAT CGGAATATAATAATCGATGGGAGAATCCCTGGTTATGGCTATGGGTGTGTAGCTGccttattaattcaatatattcGTACACGTGGGATCTTAAGATGGATTGGGGCCTTTTAGACAGTAACGCCGGTGAAAATCGTTTCCTACGCGAGGAAGTGGTTTATTCGGCAGCC TGGTTCTATTATTTCGCAATAATAGAAGATTTTATACTACGATTTATATGGATTGCGAGTTTTATTCTCGTTGAATGTCGATATATCTCTAGCGATTTAATGACTTCTATAGTAGCACCTCTCGAGGTCTTTAG GCGATTTGTATGGAACTTTTTCCGTTTGGAGAACGAACATTTAAATAACTGTGGTAAATTTCGTGCTGTACGCGATATTTCGATAGCACCTATAGAAAGTTCTGATCAGTCACAGATCATACGTATGATGGATGACGAGAACGGTGTACTTAATAGGGGCAAACGTAAAAGTGGTGGTAAAAAGCAGAACAATACAAAGGAGGAAAAACGAGCACTGCTTAAAGAGGAAACTATCGATGTCGATATATCAAATGCCAGTTGA